The following are from one region of the Bacteroidia bacterium genome:
- a CDS encoding DUF4295 domain-containing protein has product MAKKVVATLKKETSISTTKVIKAFKKEKNGALTFKEVILPSDQVQDYLNGKIKL; this is encoded by the coding sequence ATGGCAAAGAAAGTAGTTGCAACGCTAAAGAAAGAAACCAGTATTAGCACAACAAAGGTTATCAAAGCTTTCAAAAAAGAGAAAAATGGCGCATTAACCTTCAAAGAGGTTATTCTTCCTTCTGACCAAGTTCAAGATTACTTGAACGGCAAAATTAAACTCTAA